In Gemmatimonadaceae bacterium, a single genomic region encodes these proteins:
- the gcvT gene encoding glycine cleavage system aminomethyltransferase GcvT, with product MTTTVPTTGAAALKRTPFYDKHVALGAKIVPFAGWEMPVQYADGLMAEHKAVRERCGVFDVSHMGEFIIRGDRAVDFVNYVTTNDVAALVIGQVHYSGILNDRGTFEDDCLVYRFADKLMMVVNASNLEKDLAHISRHAARFGVTIENVSDDMGLLALQGPRAASILQTLTKTDLSAIGYYHFTEGEVAGMPMIISRTGYTGEDGFELYHDVRYSSKLWDALMAAGDVTPAGLGARDTLRLEMGMALYGNDIDDTVTPLEANLAWLVKLKKGEFVGSSVLNEQKANGIKKKLVGFTLGDRSIARHGYPVFANGAASGVVCSGTMSPTLGIPIGTAYLPAELAKEGNTFEVEIRGKRVPATVVKPPFYKEASHL from the coding sequence ATGACAACCACCGTCCCTACCACAGGCGCCGCCGCTCTCAAGCGCACGCCGTTCTACGACAAGCACGTCGCCCTTGGCGCGAAGATCGTCCCGTTCGCCGGATGGGAGATGCCCGTTCAATACGCCGACGGATTGATGGCCGAGCACAAGGCGGTGCGCGAGCGGTGTGGCGTGTTCGACGTCTCGCACATGGGCGAGTTCATCATTCGAGGCGATCGCGCCGTCGATTTCGTGAACTACGTGACGACGAACGACGTCGCCGCGCTGGTGATTGGCCAGGTGCACTACTCGGGCATTCTCAACGACCGCGGCACATTCGAGGACGACTGCCTCGTCTATCGCTTCGCCGACAAGCTCATGATGGTCGTGAACGCCTCGAATCTCGAGAAGGATCTCGCGCACATCTCGCGTCACGCGGCGCGCTTCGGCGTGACGATCGAAAACGTGAGCGACGACATGGGCTTGCTCGCGCTCCAGGGTCCGCGTGCGGCATCCATTCTACAGACGCTGACCAAAACGGACCTTTCAGCGATCGGCTACTATCACTTCACGGAAGGCGAAGTGGCCGGCATGCCGATGATCATCTCTCGCACGGGCTACACCGGCGAAGACGGATTCGAGCTCTATCACGACGTGCGGTATTCATCGAAGCTGTGGGACGCGCTGATGGCCGCCGGCGACGTCACTCCCGCCGGCCTCGGCGCGCGCGACACGTTGCGCTTGGAGATGGGGATGGCGCTGTATGGAAACGACATCGACGACACGGTGACGCCGCTCGAGGCGAATCTCGCGTGGCTCGTGAAGCTCAAGAAGGGCGAGTTCGTGGGCAGCTCCGTGCTCAACGAGCAGAAGGCCAACGGCATCAAGAAGAAGCTCGTCGGATTCACCCTCGGCGACCGCAGCATTGCGCGGCATGGATATCCCGTGTTTGCGAATGGTGCGGCGAGCGGCGTGGTGTGCAGCGGCACGATGAGTCCGACATTGGGCATTCCGATCGGCACGGCGTATTTGCCGGCGGAGCTCGCGAAGGAAGGGAACACCTTCGAGGTGGAGATTCGCGGCAAGCGGGTGCCGGCGACGGTGGTGAAACCGCCGTTCTATAAGGAGGCGTCGCATCTGTGA